In the Drosophila willistoni isolate 14030-0811.24 chromosome 3R, UCI_dwil_1.1, whole genome shotgun sequence genome, CTCCTCGCCCTCCTCGGTCTTGTGGTAAATGGTCTCGATATTCTTCATGGTCAGCATGGCCGACAGCGAGATGTCCAGTGACCATTTCATTTTGCGTATATTCACACGTTTGGCATTGAAATCACTGGCCACTCGATTGATTGCCGTATGAAGGTCACGGCTCAGAGGACGCATCATACCCGAGGGTCCATCGTTGTCCATGAAAAAGAAACGTATGCCATGGGCACTGATCTCCTTATCCAATGTCAATTTCGGTCCAGTCGGATCACTCATGCACttcagcagcagcggcaagtCCTTGGCATAGCGTGTCATGGGGGCAATGGTGAAGAAGTCACCCCATGTCGGCTGATCCGAAGTGGGATGATGGCCACGAAACGAGACGGCATACGGTGTGGGCTTGTGACCCCAAATGCCACTGAACATGGCGGGCAAACGCGATGATCCGCCTATATCCGAGGTCAGGCCCAGCAGGGAAGCTCCACTGGCCAGCAGTGCTGCTTCTCCACCCGAAGAGCCTCCCGGCGTGCGCTTCAGATCGTAGGGATTCTTTGTCTGACCAGTCACATTGTTGTATGTCTCCCAGAGCAAGCACAGCTCTGGTGTGTTGGAAACCAACAAGATGATGCCGCCACAGCGCTTGATCTGCTCCACCACCGGAGCATCCGACTTGGCTATCTGAGGCGTCTTGAAGACACGACCCGCCTGATTGGTCAGACCCTTGACGGCAATGCTCTCCTTCACCGTCACTGGGATGCCCAGAAGTGGAGTGTGTTCTTCCATCGATTCCACGCTATTGATGCCCATGGCAATGACATTGTCTATTTCGCGTGCCTCCTCCAGGGCCTCCTCGAAGCGATCCTGTACAATGGCATTGATCAGCGGATTTACCTGTCATTGGATGAATGAGGATTCATAAGCAAACCTTGGGCATGTTAAACTGAATAATCTGATCTATTCTTACCTGTCGACATCGTTCTATATAGGCCTCAACCACTTCTTCGCTTTTAATCTGCAATGACAAAGAGAAATAcgcaaaaaatttattaaacaaatatatatatttccgCATCTTTGTAAATATTCCCACAACATTCCTAAATCAATTGTTTGCTGACAATTAGAATCCCAACCCGACAGACAAAAgaaatttatgtataaattgaaatcaataaataaaccTAAACTCGCATTGCATTTCATGACGTTCACATTTCACATTAAGTGAGCGATCACGAGTGGAGGCCAAGCCAAGACAACAAAagtatgtaagtatatatttatatatatattcatgagTAATCTATCGTAGTCTGTAAAAGAAAGCATGGCATATGCATATCGCCCTAAGTTCAAAGTTTGACCACCCCACAAATTGGGACAACTTTATTGATATTGATTGGGGGGCGAAAAAAGAGAGTTCAGACTTGTGTATGTCGTtttaaaaggttcaaaaatgtgttttaaataattgataatCGAgggaaaaaatgaatttttaagaTAAAATTGGCCTATTTATAAAAGACAGCTGGTTCGGGGGGATTAATATATAATTCATTGTCAATCAATTAATATCAATACTTTTCCACTTAATTCAAATCTTAAGCCTTTAAGGATTTACATTTAACTTTACCAATCAATCATTTGAAATCAAACTTATCTTCGCTTTTTACCttcattaaatatttgttttttggactaaattcttttataaaattataaatctttCTATATATCTTTATTCAATAACATATATTGTCCATATTTATGTAACTTTGACTTTTATAATTGGTCTTGCAATAgatttaaatttctaaaattTAATCGTATTTAATGAAGTATTTAATAGTTAATAGTTAAAATTGAATAGTCGATTTAGAAACTGTGCAAATTAAATTTGCTTAAAGGTTTTAAgttattgaaataaatatgtattattGACAATGACACATGAAATTGATCCAGTTTATGtggttaaaaatttttagtCCATAAATTGCAATTAGAGTCAAGGATTTTATACAATATTTACAATGAACTTGATCTGACTCAATAAAAGAATTTGAAAACGATTGCACATTTTGAGGTCTATAAAGAAGACTCTTTCCAAGTACAAAAGCTAGTTAAAGTTAattattttcatcatttttattttgttgataTAAATCGtaattgtatatattaaaGTTACTGTCTGGAACTGGCCAAAATCAACACGATCAATACTTGGCTAGACATATTAGTTTAGTAAAGAAGTATTTAATTTAGAAATTGAATCCAAGGCCTTGCACTTTTTTGTTTAGGTCTAGTATTAAATAAAtaggaaatttttaaattaagaaactttttattattattattaaagtataggatatacttattcaacctaactatatttttagtcaacctaactatatttttagtcaacctaactatattttacaagcactggcaactaaggccttcggcttagacgaaaactacatctaCATTAGCCAAACACTAGTCTGGGaatcgaacccggatcctcgttgttcagttgactaaatgactgggccacttagaaaACTCTTCTACCGAGTACTGCGAATTAAGAAACTATTTAACGTAGTTGACACTGAACGTACTTATAACTTATtgttaatataaaatataattacaaAGTAATATAAGAAGAGGATTGGGTCCTTGATATAAGTGTATTTAGAGCTGAATAAAGGGCAGAGGGTTTCGGGATCTCCACAAAAAAAGACCCACAATTGTAAAAGACAAATACAGAgagaaaatcaaaagacaaaAAGGGAATCTCATGATCAAAAACTTGTCAAAACTAAAAGTATCTCTATCTCGTCTCAGCCCACTCACTTTATAACTAGGTCCTGTAAATATCTATGGATTATTAAATACTAACTAACGATAAAGTTCATTTTAAAATACTAGGCAAGAGGATCGATTTATTAGCCAAACTTAAGCCCATTCATGAAATAAAGGTCATTTGTAGTCAAATGGACAACGAAATGAAGCATTAGAAATGACCCAATTCTCCAAGTCTCTTTAATATATTCAAgttatttgcaattttctgTTAAATTAAGGCACTTGAAAATCCCCTGGCACCTAAAACTGCTGCATGGtaaaactatatacatacatacatagtacATATATCATTAAAATTAAGGCTACCTGAACATTTCAATGACTTCCAGTGTAATAATAAATCAGAGGCACACACGCAAAAAAGTGTGATGCGATGGTTAACACATAAGTAAAGACTGATAAAGCAACAGcgaaaaacaaaaccgaaacGAATAGGTACAACAGGTAAGTCTTTTGGCATGCAACAGACTCGAAAACATTATTCACCGAAAGAAAAGATGGAAAAGATGTTGGgggcaaaagcaaaataaagaaGCCGCGCGACACACAGACACAGTTTTTTTTCAAGTTGTTTTCTTCATCATATATTTTCGGGGCGGGGGGAGGGTTAAAGTTGATGGAGAAGTGCAGGGGCGGACGGGGAGGGTCTTATGCTAAGTACTTAGTGCATGACGAACGTGATATAAAACATTAAATACAACGCAAAGACTAAAACTTTTGCGATTCAAGTACGAATACAATTTCATGTACATGCAcatgtatctacatatattcatatgtgTGTCCATATGAGTAGATACATACTCGTATCTTGTACTTGTTCATATTACCCCCCCAGAGCCGGCTTATAAGGGGCTTCTCTACACACAGGGCCGCACTTGACACTTGTGAGGGTATGTATAAAGTGAGACTAGACTAGGCAACTCCTTCAACTTTAATGGGATGAATATCATATCAGGGCACAacttaacttttatttttctaaacaGATTTTTAGAATATACGATTCTTATTATAAATATCTAACAAGCTTCTTCTATAGAAAAGTTTTGTcaagttttaaaaaacttttatattatcaaaatttgaagtttaaatcgttttttttcttgagaTATAAATGATTTGGATCCATTTATGTTATATACACGTTATAATTTATCATTTAGAATACCTTTGgtgatattttcttttatatttatgaACGTGGTGACAATTCTTTTGAAAGTTATAGATCTGAAACTTGGTTCGATCAATTTTAATTCGTGATAGGGCTGAGAGTAGAGCTGAGCTTTTTAAAAGATATCCCTGAATTTATCAGTAGAATCGGTATGCAAATTATCAAAGCAATTACTTTTAAAACAGGCCGAAGAATCAGTCGCTTGAACCATATCTACCATATCTTGACTAGTTTTGCTTTGATTTgcttaaactttttatataatatttgaaaaatattactGATTcagtaaacaaattttgaaaaaacatGATTTCAGTTTAAAgaaacatttcaaaaatgtttaacaTTAATTTAGATAAACACATTATTTAAAGCGTTTATCATTCACTTGGTAATTAAACATCAAAAATAAGTTTTAGCCAATCAAAACTGTATTCCACTTCCAATGAATTTTCTATGGAGCGCCCACTTGGGGGTGTGATCCTGTTCTGTCCCTGCATTTTGATAAATGCATAAAAGCATACATGCATATCCATTTTATTGCCttacttaaaaataaatcttaattttaaaagagaaTTAAGCAAAATTGTTCAGATGCAAAATTAAGCTTTCGTACAGAACAcgataaatacatatacatatatgattcTGAATGGTCGTTAACATTTTTGCCAGCCCATTGACCAATTAAAACCTAATCAATCTCGAGTATACGATATTTTGaattacaaaataatattgttgtttattttgttttcctctCTCAACCAAGTGAGGTAATGCTCTCTTAACCTATGACAATGAAAATTACTGGCCAGCAATtaaaaaagcaaatgaaaaaagtaaaaactcagcaaaaattcaaattataataataataatttaacgCACATACGAAATACGAAGTACTTGCCAGCGATGGCATTTAACAATAAACGtgcattaaaaatataaacaatacaTGTgcattatgtacatataatgaTAAAATACAGATACATATACGCGATAAGGTCTGTCAAGTAATGACCTCACACGATGTGGACCAATGAACGGCACAAATCTTGCCAAATGAGACCCAAAACTTTAGTGTAAAAGAAACATAAAACCAACTAACAATTGagctatatatgtatctgaTGGATACATTTAACATGCGTCATGCAATTGAAGGCACAAGCCGAAGACCAAAAACctaaacccaaacccaaaccaGACCACATCAGATCAGATGTTATTGATATGGCTCTATGAAACTCAGCCAGGCGGTCAGGTCTCTAGGCCGCAGCTTGTGCAAAATATTATTTGCCTTCTCTCTCTTAACAAAAAGCGTTTGTTAATACCTCCTAAATGATGCTATGGCtactaaacaaatatatgtatgtacaaacaGGCATAATTCATGATTTTCTGGTTTCTATATCTTAAGCATCGGTCCAAACGTCTCTCTAACAACTGTCTGAGCTGCAGACgtaaacaaaaccaaaatgaaaaaaaataaaggaaaaaaacccAAATTGATTTCGCTTTCATTAAACTAagcgttttttgttttaagtttagATACTTTAGCATTCAATTGGATAGACTTCTATGAGAAAGTAAACTAGTTCTTTTGTCTATATCTAAGTTagtaaattaaagaaactaTTGTTATTATAAAGAACAAATTAAAACTATTATACAATAAAGCTCAGCTGCCAGGGCCATTGGCTCGAATATAAGCTATAATTTACGATtattcaacaaatattttttaattagagCTCTAGAAAGTTACAAGTTAACGAAAGTAATTAAGTATTAACTGCTCCTATACTATTAAGGTATTGATTTGGCATTAAATGGGAAATTGGCATAAAATGGCATAAAATGGCATAAAATGGCCATAAAATGGCATAGAATGGGCataaaataggaaaaaaggaatcaattttaaatttttgtgttcATAGATCTTGGTTAATCTCTTTTAAAACGAACTCAATCTTACACgattgtattattattatttatcaTGTTATTCATCGCCAAATCTCACAATTAATCTTATATGATTGAAAATATTGCTTTATGTTTAGATAAACTTTCCAGTGGTTTTCGCTTTCGAGGAATTGCTTCCATTTTGCTTCTTAAAAGGCAATCGAAACAATGTAAACTCCATGACACTAACTTCTGTTCATATACTTAATGGCAAATGATTCCAAGATCAAATAACAAATCTTTAGAAAAACTTGACGACGACATATCACAAGAATTGGCTCACAATTAAACCAACAATAGTCAGATAAAGCTTATAGAATtgaactgaactgaagccTTTGTGTTGGAGCCCAATCTCTTAATTTGCATTAAGCCTATGTCTAGTTTGACGTGGGTGGTAGTTCCTAGAATGTATGTGTCCCGTATTGTCAAGGACCAGGTGTAATTTTGATATTCTGTATGCAGTGAGGACAAATAAAGGAAGGAAGGGCAAGTTTAGACTTTAATCACAAATCTTAGACTTTTTGTTTGATTCACTTTTATTGCTGATTTTGTTCCATTTATTTGTTCATTTTGCTCTATTTGTTTTCAAGTCAAATAGGACAAAACAAAAGACCGCGTCATAAACTTGGTTTATTCTATTTTGTCACTTTGCTTATgactttattttataaaaaaaattcctaGAAATTGTTAAGTTAACTAAGTAAGCAGGATTTTTTGTCTTAAAACCCAAATTTAAACCTATTGTATATAAATAGCTAACTACGAAATATCAACTAGTAACAAAAACTAACGTTTTATTGaagaaagttaaaaaaaggaatttgACTTTTACATAGTTTAAACATGGAAGGAACTAGATAATACTTTTTGATGTAGTCCATTCAAAAACTCAAGATTTTTCAACTTAAAAAGTTGAGTAATTTTAGCTTGGTCCATAAATTTGAAATCTGTTTATTACATagtttgaaattatttttaattttagccAATCTAATGTGGCAATGTGTAGGGTATTTAAGAGTCGTAAAATCCTATTgcaaatttatatacacatacatacatatatatatatctcctTTGTTATTACGCACACTTGCCTAATGTCTAATTGAAATGTTAGGGGCGAGTGGCTTGACTCGGATGAAACTGTTTAACTGctcaataaaaaattaaaattaaaaagttgagaaaaaaaaacaacaatttctttgttttataaCATTGTTTTTTGGCTTGTTGCCTtcagcgtgtgtgtgtgtgtgtgtgtgagtgagtgtgtgtggccAAAGGTTTCACACTTTTTTGGCATCAAGACTTGTGACCTGTATCAGCAGACGGGCATGGTCCAAACTGACAGTTTATTGCCTAAACTTTGCCACAAAGTATCTAATGGAATGTGGCAACTAAAATTTGCTGCTTCTGGTGGTGGTTTGTCTATTGCCTGCCTAGCAATTGATTTTGCAAGATTACACTTTgcccattttttttcttttttgcgcAAATTGGCCTAAATTGCTTTTTCGGATTTTCTGGCTCAATTGCAGACGGGATAGGCGGGGGGATAGTGCAGAGTGGGGGGAGGATAGAAGTAAGAGTCAACTCACCTTACGGTTGCGAATCAGTTTGGCCAAATCGACGGCTGGTATCTCCAACAGATGGCTGCGTATGGGCGGCAATTTACGGCGAATCACCTTGATGTTGTTGTAACGGCTAAATGGGACCACGAACCAACTGAAGACAATCATGGCCGAACGCAAAAAGCGCCGCATGATATATCCCAGGATCCTGGAACAAAGTAGTACAGCAATTTTGACGGCTTTGACTTTAACACgttgagaaaaacaaaaaatcgaaatcaaaagaaatgaaaaactgGAGCGGTTGGATGCGACTGCGTTGGATCCCAGGGGGTGACGGAGGGGGGGCCGAGGATCGCGtagatatacacacacacacacacacgaaaaaaGCGAACGCAAAATGCAGCGCGAACAAG is a window encoding:
- the LOC6649430 gene encoding fatty-acid amide hydrolase 2 isoform X1 gives rise to the protein MGINSVESMEEHTPLLGIPVTVKESIAVKGLTNQAGRVFKTPQIAKSDAPVVEQIKRCGGIILLVSNTPELCLLWETYNNVTGQTKNPYDLKRTPGGSSGGEAALLASGASLLGLTSDIGGSSRLPAMFSGIWGHKPTPYAVSFRGHHPTSDQPTWGDFFTIAPMTRYAKDLPLLLKCMSDPTGPKLTLDKEISAHGIRFFFMDNDGPSGMMRPLSRDLHTAINRVASDFNAKRVNIRKMKWSLDISLSAMLTMKNIETIYHKTEEGEEPKTVCKETVKYFFGCSDSILPSVIFGHLQNFMKIIPNSRHKHLASIIEALKTEFKELLGNDGVFLYPTFPNTAHQHYQIYHKLLEPMYMAIFNTLGLPVTNCMIGLDRRNLPMGIQVVANPGQDHLCLAVAREMERRYGGWVRPPSEDSHSSNSSSSSSSGKQRG
- the LOC6649430 gene encoding fatty-acid amide hydrolase 2 isoform X2, encoding MMALVKSIIGLLWLQLDVLSFRILGYIMRRFLRSAMIVFSWFVVPFSRYNNIKVIRRKLPPIRSHLLEIPAVDLAKLIRNRKIKSEEVVEAYIERCRQVNPLINAIVQDRFEEALEEAREIDNVIAMGINSVESMEEHTPLLGIPVTVKESIAVKGLTNQAGRVFKTPQIAKSDAPVVEQIKRCGGIILLVSNTPELCLLWETYNNVTGQTKNPYDLKRTPGGSSGGEAALLASGASLLGLTSDIGGSSRLPAMFSGIWGHKPTPYAVSFRGHHPTSDQPTWGDFFTIAPMTRYAKDLPLLLKCMSDPTGPKLTLDKEISAHGIRFFFMDNDGPSGMMRPLSRDLHTAINRVASDFNAKRVNIRKMKWSLDISLSAMLTMKNIETIYHKTEEGEEPKTVCKETVKYFFGCSDSILPSVIFGHLQNFMKIIPNSRHKHLASIIEALKTEFKELLGNDGVFLYPTFPNTAHQHYQIYHKLLEPMYMAIFNTLGLPVTNCMIGLDRRNLPMGIQVVANPGQDHLCLAVAREMERRYGGWVRPPSEDSHSSNSSSSSSSGKQRG